One region of Wyeomyia smithii strain HCP4-BCI-WySm-NY-G18 chromosome 3, ASM2978416v1, whole genome shotgun sequence genomic DNA includes:
- the LOC129728007 gene encoding beta-catenin-like protein 1, which produces MDVEELLSFKPEQTPKRTSEFDDDEEDSPERRSAPPTPKVRRDEQASNVRTKPHVPHKEPQISEEERLDILKFVESEEPEGDVLDDAGLKKILLLFEKRVLKNQEMRIKFPENPEKFMESEIELNDVIQELRAVATVPDLYPLLVELNGIASLLELLSHQNTDISVAVVDLIQELTDVDILHESLDGAETLIEALRNQQAAGLLVQNLERLDENVKEEADGVHNTMAIFENLMEIKSEIAKEVAEQGLMQWILKRLRVKMPFDTNKLYCSEILSILLQDTNDNRVLLGNLDGIDVLLQQLAAYKRHDPSTTEEQEFMENLFNSLCSALMSSDNREKFLKGEGLQLMNLMLREKKLSRNGSLKVLDHAMSGPDGRDNCNKFVDILGLRTIFPLFMKTPKRNKKRLLSTDEHEEHVVSIVASMLRNCKGAQRQRMLTKFTENDFEKVERLMELHFKYLEKVEQVDHDIDQLVSSGEMEENVDAIYIKRLSGGLFTLQLIDYIILEISSTDVVKQRILQILNLRNASMKTIRHVMREYAGNLGDAGDSDWREQEQAHIIQLVDRF; this is translated from the exons ATGGATGTCGAAGAACTTCTTTCTTTCAAG CCGGAACAAACACCAAAGCGTACTTCCGAGTTTGATGATGATGAAGAAGACTCTCCGGAACGTCGCTCCGCCCCTCCTACTCCGAAAGTGCGGCGAGATGAGCAAGCATCAAATGTGCGTACAAAACCACACGTACCTCATAAGGAGCCACAGATCAGCGAAGAGGAAAGGTTAGATATTCTAAAATTCGTGGAATCCGAAGAGCCGGAAGGCGATGTTTTGGACGACGCAGGTCTAAAGAAAATTCTTTTGCTATTTGAAAAACGTGTCCTCAAAAACCAAGAAATGAGAATTAAATTTCCAGAAAACCCGGAGAAGTTCATGGAGAGCGAAATCGAATTAAACGATGTGATCCAGGAGCTTCGCGCGGTAGCCACTGTACCGGATTTATATCCCCTTCTGGTTGAATTAAATGGCATAGCCAGTTTGCTCGAGTTGCTATCGCATCAAAATACAGATATAAGCGTTGCGGTAGTTGATCTAATTCAAGAGCTAACCGATGTGGACATTCTGCACGAAAGTTTAGACGGAGCGGAAACTCTTATCGAAGCTCTCCGTAATCAACAAGCCGCAGGACTATTGGTACAAAATTTAGAAAGATTAGATGAAAATGTAAAGGAGGAAGCAGATGGTGTTCACAACACAATGgctatatttgaaaatttgatggAAATAAAATCAGAAATTGCCAAAGAAGTTGCAGAACAGGGTCTCATGCAGTGGATTCTTAAGCGGCTGCGTGTTAAAATGCCATTCGATACAAATAAACTGTATTGTAGTGAAATCTTATCCATTCTGCTCCAGGATACAAATGATAACAGAGTACTTCTTGGAAATTTAGATGGAATTGATGTACTTTTGCAGCAGTTAGcg GCCTATAAGCGACATGACCCATCTACTACCGAAGAACAGGAGTTCATGGAAAACCTTTTCAATAGCTTGTGCTCGGCACTGATGTCATCAGACAATCGTGAAAAATTCCTTAAAGGAGAAGGTCTTCAACTGATGAATCTAATGTTGCGCGAAAAAAAGCTGTCAAGAAACGGTTCACTTAAGGTTCTTGACCATGCAATGTCCGGTCCTGATGGACGCGATAATTGTAACAAATTCGTTGACATTTTGGGTTTACGAACCATTTTCCCGCTGTTCATGAAGACGcctaaacgaaacaaaaaacgtTTGCTTAGCACTGATGAACATGAAGAGCATGTTGTTTCGATTGTAGCTAGCATGTTGAGAAATTGCAAAGGGGCACAACGACAACGGATGCTTACCAAATTTACCGAAAATGACTTTGAAAAAGTAGAAAGACTTATGGAGCTACATTTTAAGTATTTGGAAAAGGTTGAACAAGTGGACCATGACATCGACCAATTAGTT AGTTCAGGAGAAATGGAAGAAAACGTAGATGCGATTTACATAAAAAGACTGTCTGGTGGTCTTTTTACGTTGCAGTTGATTGATTATATAATCCTAGAGATCAGCTCGACTGATGTAGTCAAACAGCGCATATTGCAGATATTGAACCTCCGAAATGCCTCGATGAAAACCATTCGACATGTCATGCGAGAGTATGCGGGAAATCTGGGCGATGCTGGAGACTCTGATTGGCGGGAACAAGAACAGGCTCATATTATTCAATTGGTCGATCGTTTTTGA